Proteins from a single region of Vibrio sp. DW001:
- a CDS encoding AraC family transcriptional regulator: MSDEKRKALITSASEFAPKPAELVTLPNYMNSHDHDYSQVVIGLKGQAEFNVNGVGNLVKPGQGVVVTATTDHAFGGVNNHSDILVLNLPTLTDDSPVLLQRLNHLSQSDVYFQLDNQIRQLIKMLVMEMEEYPQDLLLSRACNDTVLALLQRHSSTFQTSNRDARLDIDVVDRYITHHLRRKISVTQLAGSVFLGESQFHTLFKSQTGITPHQYVLNKRIDFAKELIEQGKYSLSHIADLAGFSGQSTFTHVFTRLHGFSPSQYKKRIHNK; this comes from the coding sequence CCTGCTGAATTAGTGACGTTACCCAATTATATGAATAGCCATGACCATGACTATTCTCAGGTTGTTATTGGGTTAAAGGGGCAGGCCGAATTTAATGTTAACGGTGTTGGCAACTTAGTAAAACCGGGGCAGGGGGTAGTCGTTACCGCGACGACGGATCATGCTTTTGGTGGTGTGAATAATCATTCTGATATCTTGGTTCTAAATCTACCTACTTTAACCGATGACAGTCCTGTTCTACTGCAACGACTAAACCATCTTTCTCAGTCGGATGTTTATTTTCAGTTAGACAATCAAATTCGTCAGCTAATAAAGATGTTGGTTATGGAGATGGAAGAGTACCCACAGGATTTATTGTTGAGCCGTGCATGTAACGATACGGTTTTGGCGTTATTGCAAAGACATTCGTCGACCTTTCAAACGAGTAATCGAGACGCAAGGTTAGATATCGATGTTGTCGATAGATACATCACTCATCATCTTCGAAGAAAAATCTCGGTAACACAACTTGCAGGCAGCGTTTTTCTGGGGGAGAGTCAGTTTCACACGCTGTTCAAATCGCAAACAGGGATTACTCCACACCAATATGTGCTTAACAAGCGGATTGATTTTGCTAAAGAGCTTATTGAGCAAGGTAAGTATTCATTAAGTCATATTGCCGACTTGGCTGGCTTTTCTGGTCAAAGTACCTTTACCCACGTATTTACTCGTCTTCACGGTTTTTCGCCTTCACAGTATAAAAAGCGCATCCATAATAAATAA
- the putA gene encoding bifunctional proline dehydrogenase/L-glutamate gamma-semialdehyde dehydrogenase PutA — MFRATDVLTTGLVDKPIDEIWSLISPLYMVDESRWLTELLPMATPSEDEKKQIQQKTTDLIESIRADKKSIQMVDALLLEYSLDTQEGILLMCLAEALMRIPDSATADALIKDKLTVADWKSHLQNSDSVFVNASTWGLMLTGKVVGLSQSETKSPATAVSRLVNKMSEPVIRQAMHQAMKIMGHQFVLGRTIKEAQKNGKANLDKGYDFSFDMLGEAALTTRDAQKYFNEYLSAIQAIGNSNPSADLTTASISIKLSALHPRYEVANENRVMSELYASILKLAVQARALGVAITIDAEEMDRLELSLHLFKKLYQSTEIKGWGKFGLVIQSYAKRALPVLVWLNKLAKDQGDVIPVRLVKGAYWDSEIKWAQQSGYKDYAVYTRKEATDVSYLACARFLLSEHAHGNIFPQFASHNAQTVTSIAVMAKHTDYEFQRLHGMGESLYHHVIDTYKSNVRIYAPVGNHKDLLPYLVRRLLENGANSSFVHRLVDARCPVDSLTEHPVDMLLGYATLHNNKIPLPLDIFPGRQNSSGVNVDIESQVIPFERRVSAYFDEKWTAGSVIDGYSIYESMIKDETNNVQVTTPYDRSKLVGNVQFASLDHVSKAIAASEHAFDMWQGVSTSQRGQYLENLADLLEKNLAELVALCHHEAGKTIHDSIDEVREAVDFCRFYAKQHHVFEPETFTGFDGSMQTITRGGRGVYVCISPWNFPLAIFLGQITAALMAGNTVIAKPAEQTCLIAAKAFELINLAGFPNGVVQLLLGRGADIGAALTSHPAIAGVAFTGSTETAMRINQSLAKRDAAPVPFIAETGGQNAMIVDSTALPEQVVRDVIRSAFASAGQRCSALRVLYVQEDIADRIIELIQGAMDELYVGLPYRHKTDVGPVIDTVSKKKLLEHIDNMKQTQKLVKELSLSSACDSGDFIPPCAFEIDSIGALTKEHFGPVLHIIRFEADEIQQIVNEINQTGYGLTLGIHSRNETTYRWIEKNVRVGNCYINRDQVGAVVGVQPFGGQGLSGTGPKAGGPHYLYRFTQAKTERGVA; from the coding sequence ATGTTTAGAGCAACTGATGTGCTGACGACAGGCCTCGTTGATAAACCTATTGACGAGATCTGGTCACTTATCTCTCCACTTTATATGGTGGACGAATCTAGATGGCTAACAGAACTACTTCCAATGGCCACGCCTTCGGAAGACGAAAAAAAGCAAATTCAGCAGAAAACAACCGATTTGATCGAATCTATTAGAGCAGACAAAAAATCAATTCAAATGGTTGATGCTCTATTGCTTGAGTACAGTTTAGATACTCAAGAGGGTATATTGTTGATGTGCCTTGCAGAAGCATTGATGCGTATTCCAGATAGCGCAACCGCAGATGCATTAATAAAAGACAAATTGACTGTTGCTGATTGGAAGTCCCATCTACAAAACTCAGATTCTGTATTTGTTAACGCTTCAACATGGGGACTTATGTTGACGGGTAAGGTTGTTGGTTTGTCGCAATCAGAAACCAAAAGTCCAGCAACTGCGGTATCAAGGCTCGTGAATAAAATGTCTGAACCTGTTATTCGACAAGCGATGCACCAAGCGATGAAGATCATGGGGCATCAGTTCGTATTGGGTCGAACGATCAAAGAAGCGCAGAAGAATGGTAAGGCGAATCTAGACAAAGGCTATGATTTCTCTTTTGATATGCTTGGTGAAGCCGCGCTCACAACCCGGGATGCACAGAAATATTTCAATGAGTACCTGAGTGCGATTCAAGCTATCGGAAATAGTAACCCTAGCGCTGACCTGACTACCGCGTCAATCTCTATCAAGCTTTCTGCGTTACATCCAAGATACGAAGTCGCCAATGAAAACCGTGTGATGAGTGAACTCTATGCCTCGATTCTTAAGCTTGCGGTGCAGGCCAGAGCGTTGGGTGTGGCTATTACCATTGATGCCGAAGAGATGGATAGGCTTGAACTTTCGTTACACCTGTTTAAAAAGCTGTACCAAAGTACCGAAATAAAAGGGTGGGGCAAATTTGGTCTTGTGATTCAGTCTTATGCTAAACGTGCGTTGCCTGTTTTGGTGTGGCTTAATAAACTGGCAAAAGATCAAGGAGATGTTATTCCAGTACGTTTGGTTAAAGGTGCCTACTGGGACAGTGAAATTAAATGGGCTCAACAATCTGGCTATAAAGATTACGCGGTGTACACACGAAAAGAGGCGACAGATGTGTCTTATCTTGCGTGTGCGCGTTTCTTATTGAGTGAACATGCTCATGGAAATATCTTCCCACAGTTTGCTAGCCACAATGCTCAAACTGTCACCTCGATAGCGGTGATGGCGAAACATACGGACTATGAATTTCAGCGATTACACGGGATGGGAGAATCCCTATACCATCATGTTATCGATACGTATAAATCGAATGTTCGTATTTATGCACCGGTAGGTAACCATAAAGATTTGCTTCCTTATTTAGTGCGGCGCTTATTGGAGAATGGAGCCAATAGTTCTTTTGTACATAGACTCGTTGACGCCCGATGCCCTGTAGATTCTTTGACTGAACACCCTGTAGACATGTTGTTGGGTTACGCCACATTACATAATAATAAGATTCCGTTACCGTTAGATATATTTCCGGGGCGTCAAAACTCGTCAGGAGTGAATGTTGATATTGAAAGCCAAGTGATACCATTTGAAAGAAGAGTGAGCGCTTACTTTGACGAGAAATGGACCGCAGGTTCGGTCATTGATGGATATTCAATATACGAAAGCATGATCAAGGATGAAACCAACAATGTTCAGGTGACAACACCTTATGATCGAAGCAAGTTAGTAGGGAACGTTCAATTTGCCAGCCTTGATCATGTTTCCAAGGCGATTGCAGCATCAGAGCATGCTTTCGACATGTGGCAAGGGGTCTCAACTAGCCAGCGTGGACAATATCTAGAAAACTTAGCCGATTTGTTAGAGAAAAACCTCGCGGAACTCGTCGCTCTATGTCATCACGAAGCGGGCAAGACGATTCATGACAGCATAGATGAGGTTCGCGAAGCAGTAGACTTTTGCCGTTTTTATGCGAAACAGCATCACGTATTTGAACCGGAAACCTTTACCGGATTCGATGGTTCAATGCAGACCATTACTCGTGGTGGTCGTGGTGTTTACGTCTGTATTAGTCCTTGGAACTTCCCATTAGCCATATTTTTAGGGCAGATTACGGCCGCGTTGATGGCTGGAAATACAGTGATAGCTAAACCAGCTGAACAGACGTGTTTGATTGCAGCGAAAGCGTTTGAATTGATTAATCTCGCCGGTTTCCCAAATGGTGTGGTGCAATTACTGCTTGGTCGAGGAGCCGATATAGGCGCAGCCCTGACGAGTCACCCAGCTATTGCAGGTGTGGCTTTTACTGGCTCTACGGAAACGGCAATGCGCATCAATCAGTCGCTTGCGAAAAGAGACGCGGCTCCGGTTCCATTTATAGCCGAGACGGGTGGTCAAAATGCGATGATTGTTGACAGTACGGCATTGCCGGAACAAGTGGTGAGAGATGTTATACGTTCAGCATTTGCTTCTGCAGGGCAGCGTTGCTCAGCTTTGCGTGTACTTTATGTGCAAGAAGATATCGCCGATAGGATTATAGAACTTATTCAAGGCGCGATGGATGAACTATACGTTGGGTTACCTTATCGACACAAAACGGATGTAGGCCCAGTCATCGATACTGTTTCGAAAAAGAAGCTGTTGGAGCATATCGATAATATGAAACAAACCCAGAAATTGGTCAAAGAACTCAGCCTTTCTAGTGCGTGTGATTCAGGTGATTTCATACCGCCGTGTGCGTTTGAGATCGATAGTATTGGCGCGTTGACGAAAGAACATTTTGGCCCAGTACTGCACATAATTCGATTTGAAGCCGATGAAATACAACAGATTGTGAATGAGATTAACCAAACTGGATACGGTTTGACACTGGGTATCCATAGTCGAAATGAAACTACTTATCGTTGGATTGAGAAAAACGTACGCGTTGGTAACTGCTATATCAATCGAGATCAGGTCGGTGCGGTTGTAGGTGTTCAACCGTTTGGTGGACAAGGGCTATCTGGCACTGGACCCAAGGCTGGTGGGCCACATTATCTCTACCGATTTACTCAGGCGAAAACAGAAAGAGGAGTCGCATAA
- a CDS encoding 1-pyrroline-5-carboxylate dehydrogenase, protein MGEIQKSVDHSFTAWEEWNLTNIEYRSELLSKFVDNLPSRVTAAGRFQLNQSQKVTSTVYQLVGPTGETNELYVAGRGVAILAMDSTHDRAHCAAIAFLVSMLAAGNSVIVCCDDVTLTQLLATELVTQSLLSNIVQCLPFDSFKALMNKDIKSFAFVGNTQAELEMNTLLALRTGAITALVSETDLDGLPQSQDPKLVLRFITERTRTINITAVGGNATLLELGSETR, encoded by the coding sequence ATGGGCGAGATACAAAAGAGCGTTGATCACTCTTTCACGGCTTGGGAAGAGTGGAACCTAACGAATATAGAATATCGTTCTGAGTTGCTTAGTAAATTTGTGGACAATTTACCCAGTCGTGTTACTGCCGCGGGTAGATTTCAATTAAATCAAAGTCAAAAAGTGACGTCCACGGTTTATCAACTTGTTGGGCCAACAGGCGAAACGAATGAACTATATGTAGCAGGAAGAGGGGTCGCTATATTAGCAATGGACTCTACCCACGACAGAGCCCATTGCGCTGCCATTGCCTTTCTTGTTTCTATGTTGGCTGCAGGTAATAGCGTTATCGTTTGTTGCGATGACGTAACACTGACGCAGCTATTAGCAACGGAATTAGTAACACAAAGTTTGCTTAGTAATATTGTTCAATGTCTTCCTTTCGACAGCTTTAAAGCGTTGATGAATAAAGATATTAAAAGTTTTGCTTTTGTAGGTAATACGCAAGCGGAATTAGAAATGAATACGTTGCTTGCTTTACGTACTGGCGCGATTACGGCGCTTGTATCGGAAACGGATCTCGATGGGCTTCCACAGTCGCAAGATCCTAAATTGGTACTTCGTTTTATTACAGAACGTACTCGTACTATCAATATTACCGCGGTTGGTGGTAATGCCACGTTACTTGAATTAGGTAGCGAGACCCGGTAA
- the putP gene encoding sodium/proline symporter PutP — MIENSFAITATFAAYLIMMLAIGYYAYQRTSNSSDYFLGGRSLGPWPAALSAGASDMSGWLLLGLPGYAYAAGIEAFWLAGGLLIGTWANWYICAKRLRTYSVTTESLTIPEFLARRFGDKSKLIQSISAFFILLFFLFYTSSGLVAGGKLFETVFGLDYSYAVVIGAICVVSYTLFGGFLAVSWTDLVQGLLMSAALLIVPIAAMQGGFGQLTADLATINPELLTLWNDSKGEPLTAVAIISLVAWGLGYFGQPHILARFKATRTNRDLTIARRIAVVWTGISMAGALLVGLVGLIYVTNSPMGELADGEKIFMVLVNAIFHPVIAGILLAAILAAIMSTADSQLLVSSSALAEDFYKQVFKPDATSEEVVKVGRIGVIFISIFALVLAANPDSSVLGLVSYAWAGFGAAFGPAIVLSLYWSRMNRNGALAGIVVGGITIVVWKQLSGGWFDVYEIVPGIIFSTIAIVVGSLASSEPEQAVIEQHSKYKRLLDELE; from the coding sequence ATGATAGAAAATAGCTTTGCTATTACAGCAACATTTGCTGCATATTTAATCATGATGTTGGCGATTGGATACTATGCATATCAACGTACATCGAATTCTAGCGATTACTTTCTTGGTGGCCGTTCGTTAGGTCCTTGGCCTGCGGCATTATCTGCGGGTGCATCCGATATGAGTGGTTGGCTCTTATTAGGTCTGCCGGGATACGCGTATGCCGCAGGTATTGAAGCATTTTGGTTGGCCGGAGGGTTGCTTATAGGTACTTGGGCAAACTGGTACATTTGCGCGAAACGCCTAAGAACGTATAGCGTTACAACGGAGTCACTGACGATTCCTGAGTTTTTAGCTCGTCGTTTCGGTGATAAATCTAAGCTTATTCAAAGTATCTCTGCATTCTTTATTTTGTTGTTTTTCCTTTTCTATACCAGTTCTGGTTTAGTTGCAGGTGGTAAATTGTTTGAGACTGTTTTTGGCCTTGATTATAGCTATGCAGTAGTAATTGGTGCGATTTGTGTGGTTTCTTACACCTTATTTGGTGGATTCCTTGCGGTATCTTGGACTGATTTAGTGCAAGGTTTATTGATGTCGGCGGCGTTACTCATTGTGCCGATTGCGGCAATGCAAGGCGGTTTCGGTCAGCTAACTGCAGATCTTGCCACTATTAACCCTGAATTACTCACACTTTGGAATGATTCCAAGGGTGAGCCTTTAACGGCTGTCGCCATTATTTCATTGGTTGCGTGGGGGCTAGGTTATTTCGGTCAACCTCATATCTTGGCACGTTTTAAAGCCACGCGCACAAATCGGGATCTTACCATCGCGCGTCGCATCGCTGTGGTGTGGACGGGTATATCCATGGCGGGTGCATTACTTGTCGGTTTAGTGGGTTTAATTTATGTCACTAATTCGCCAATGGGTGAACTGGCTGATGGTGAAAAAATATTCATGGTGTTAGTGAATGCTATTTTCCATCCTGTCATCGCGGGTATCTTATTAGCGGCAATCCTTGCTGCCATAATGAGTACTGCTGATTCCCAACTACTGGTTTCATCATCGGCACTGGCGGAAGATTTTTACAAGCAAGTATTCAAACCAGATGCCACATCAGAAGAAGTGGTCAAAGTAGGGCGTATCGGTGTGATTTTTATATCTATCTTCGCACTGGTTCTGGCTGCAAACCCTGACAGTTCTGTTTTAGGTCTTGTTTCTTATGCTTGGGCTGGATTCGGCGCTGCATTTGGCCCGGCAATCGTGCTTAGCTTGTATTGGTCTCGGATGAACAGAAATGGTGCTCTAGCGGGTATTGTTGTGGGTGGTATTACGATTGTTGTCTGGAAACAGTTATCTGGCGGTTGGTTTGATGTGTACGAAATTGTACCAGGTATTATATTCTCAACGATCGCGATTGTTGTTGGAAGCTTAGCATCTAGTGAGCCAGAACAAGCGGTGATAGAGCAACACAGCAAGTATAAAAGACTGTTAGATGAGCTTGAGTAA
- a CDS encoding Lrp/AsnC ligand binding domain-containing protein: protein MAQNLDRTDREILRILHKKGRLSMVELAKQVHLTTSPCSDRVKRLEKEGFIKGYHAEISAEKLGLDVQVFIHIRLDQSSFSIFDRFAKAVNLMPEIEECYSLSGDFDAMIKIRVKNMKTYQVFMSQKLGTLPGVIQTRSEVVIGDHKDSFGVNADMITSE, encoded by the coding sequence ATGGCTCAAAACTTAGATAGAACCGATCGCGAAATATTGCGTATCTTGCATAAAAAAGGTCGCCTCTCAATGGTCGAGTTGGCGAAACAAGTCCATTTAACAACCTCACCATGTTCCGATAGAGTTAAACGTCTTGAAAAAGAAGGTTTTATTAAAGGCTATCACGCAGAAATTAGTGCAGAAAAACTTGGTTTAGACGTGCAGGTCTTTATTCATATACGTTTAGACCAATCTAGTTTTTCTATATTTGATAGGTTTGCCAAAGCGGTCAACTTGATGCCTGAGATAGAAGAGTGTTACTCACTATCAGGCGATTTTGATGCAATGATTAAGATTCGAGTTAAGAACATGAAAACGTATCAAGTTTTCATGTCTCAGAAGCTAGGTACTTTACCCGGTGTTATACAAACTCGTAGTGAAGTCGTCATCGGTGACCACAAAGATAGTTTCGGCGTCAATGCTGATATGATCACTTCGGAATAG
- a CDS encoding methyl-accepting chemotaxis protein, with translation MSIKKMLCSIVGLLVVGMAVLMFSTQHLVQKIEGAIETSKHVVNIEVNMLMLRKNEKDFMSRKDLSYRDIFQNNVEKLHTKIDLLEQMLAEADIPNFNLSSLTSAFDKYDNEFHKLVSIQQEIGLNEKGGAYGSLREAAHTIQSITQEKNNKLLEMQLLLLRGYEKDFMLRLDEKYATQFNHQLTKMTADVDSTNSENIELVSSLKVYRDAFNLFVSLSKQKGLTENEGIIGALRRAVKKSESLLSEEAEVLKDKIAAVQKETKLTLISLSLGITLVIALLVIFIATKISSRLKIVILTMNDIAEGEGDLRVKLDTSGNDEIAELGRAFNVFVSKIHHTVSTVAKSTEQLSSTSEEMSVVMDQAQAGVYKQQQDISQISASIEEMNVTVQDITLNSTQAEAAAVQARHDVSQGCEASDLSINNVTELAKDVGGTTNIIKKLVTHSNDIGGVLTVIQEIAAQTNLLALNAAIEAARAGESGRGFAVVADEVRTLAMRTQDATKEIATITDSIQIDAQSATKVMANNEKQANNTVHQATLAHDALMHITQSVEVVTDMNNQISVATEQQSQTSNEISHHMADINQVCVESATGMEQLSVANKELVQMTLQLKQLINKFRL, from the coding sequence GTGTCAATTAAGAAAATGCTTTGCTCAATAGTAGGGCTGTTGGTTGTTGGGATGGCGGTTTTAATGTTCAGCACCCAACACTTAGTACAAAAAATTGAAGGTGCCATCGAAACCTCTAAACACGTCGTCAATATCGAAGTGAATATGTTGATGCTGCGAAAAAATGAAAAAGATTTTATGTCACGAAAAGATCTTAGTTATCGTGACATATTCCAAAATAATGTAGAAAAACTTCATACTAAAATAGACCTATTGGAACAAATGCTAGCAGAGGCTGATATTCCGAATTTTAATTTGTCCTCTTTGACCTCCGCATTTGATAAGTATGACAACGAGTTTCATAAGCTGGTGAGTATCCAACAAGAAATAGGCTTAAATGAAAAAGGTGGGGCATATGGTTCTTTAAGAGAAGCTGCGCATACTATCCAAAGTATTACGCAAGAGAAAAATAACAAGCTTTTGGAGATGCAACTGCTTTTATTACGCGGTTATGAAAAGGATTTTATGTTGCGTCTTGATGAAAAGTACGCAACCCAATTTAATCATCAGTTGACAAAAATGACGGCCGATGTCGATTCAACTAACAGTGAAAACATCGAACTCGTTTCTAGTTTAAAAGTTTATAGAGACGCATTTAATCTATTTGTTTCGCTATCAAAACAAAAAGGATTGACTGAAAACGAAGGCATTATAGGAGCGCTCCGCCGCGCAGTTAAGAAGAGCGAGTCGCTACTATCAGAAGAAGCCGAAGTATTAAAAGATAAGATCGCAGCGGTTCAAAAGGAAACTAAATTGACTCTTATTTCGCTGAGTTTAGGAATAACTCTGGTTATTGCTTTGTTAGTAATCTTTATTGCCACTAAGATCTCCAGCCGCCTTAAAATTGTAATTCTGACTATGAATGATATTGCTGAGGGGGAAGGGGATCTACGAGTAAAACTTGATACAAGCGGGAACGATGAAATTGCAGAGCTAGGACGAGCTTTTAATGTATTTGTTAGTAAAATTCATCATACGGTAAGTACGGTTGCAAAATCGACTGAACAGCTTTCTTCTACCTCGGAAGAAATGTCGGTTGTGATGGATCAAGCTCAAGCCGGTGTATACAAACAACAACAAGATATAAGCCAGATTTCAGCTTCCATTGAAGAAATGAATGTCACTGTACAGGATATAACGCTTAACTCAACGCAAGCGGAAGCAGCAGCTGTGCAAGCTCGACACGATGTTTCTCAAGGGTGTGAGGCGTCTGATCTCAGTATCAATAATGTAACTGAATTAGCGAAGGATGTTGGCGGTACAACGAACATTATCAAAAAACTGGTTACTCATAGTAACGATATTGGAGGCGTATTGACGGTCATTCAAGAAATTGCAGCTCAAACCAATCTACTCGCACTTAATGCTGCTATTGAAGCCGCTCGAGCTGGTGAGTCTGGTCGCGGATTTGCTGTTGTGGCGGATGAAGTCAGAACGCTTGCAATGAGAACTCAGGATGCAACGAAAGAAATTGCAACCATTACTGACAGTATTCAGATTGATGCGCAAAGCGCGACTAAGGTTATGGCGAATAACGAAAAACAGGCGAATAATACCGTACATCAAGCAACATTAGCCCACGATGCGTTAATGCATATTACCCAATCTGTCGAAGTCGTCACTGACATGAATAACCAAATTTCGGTTGCGACGGAACAACAAAGCCAAACAAGCAATGAAATTAGCCATCATATGGCTGATATCAATCAAGTTTGTGTAGAGTCGGCAACGGGAATGGAACAATTATCTGTTGCTAATAAGGAACTGGTACAGATGACTTTACAGCTTAAGCAACTGATTAATAAATTTAGGTTGTAG
- a CDS encoding DUF445 domain-containing protein produces MNKSFITNFIALGLLAAGYQSDNQILLYAGLFAFSGAITNLLAVHMLFEKVPGLYGSGVIPARFEEFKIAIKSLMMEQFFTTENIDRFLTQEIIGGKKLDLAPVISHIDFEPTFESLVGVIANSSFGGMLAMVGGTEALLPLKQPFVEQMQQSVIEISQSEEVKQALKDQLEQPQMMDEIQANIENIIDQRLNELTPKLVKKMVQDMIKQHLGWLVVWGGVFGGIIGIISSFIA; encoded by the coding sequence ATGAACAAAAGTTTTATAACTAACTTTATTGCATTGGGTTTACTCGCTGCTGGCTACCAATCTGATAATCAAATCCTACTGTATGCCGGGCTTTTTGCCTTCTCAGGCGCGATCACCAACTTGTTAGCCGTACACATGCTATTTGAAAAAGTCCCAGGGTTATATGGCTCAGGTGTCATACCTGCACGATTTGAAGAATTCAAAATTGCGATAAAGAGTTTGATGATGGAACAATTCTTTACGACTGAGAACATCGACCGCTTTCTCACTCAAGAAATTATTGGCGGCAAAAAGCTCGATTTGGCACCCGTCATTAGCCATATCGATTTCGAACCGACCTTTGAATCGCTCGTTGGCGTTATTGCCAATTCCTCATTCGGTGGCATGCTTGCCATGGTTGGTGGTACCGAAGCACTATTGCCGCTGAAGCAACCATTTGTTGAACAAATGCAGCAATCAGTGATAGAAATCAGTCAAAGCGAAGAGGTTAAACAGGCACTTAAAGACCAACTCGAACAACCACAAATGATGGATGAGATTCAAGCGAATATCGAAAACATCATTGATCAGCGCTTAAACGAGCTCACTCCGAAACTGGTTAAGAAGATGGTGCAAGATATGATCAAACAGCACCTAGGTTGGCTTGTTGTCTGGGGCGGCGTATTTGGTGGAATAATTGGTATTATCTCTTCTTTTATAGCCTGA
- a CDS encoding GpE family phage tail protein: protein MVFHWPLSELDKLSYDDLLLFRELARQRHEQEESE, encoded by the coding sequence ATGGTGTTTCACTGGCCACTCAGCGAGCTAGATAAACTCAGTTACGACGACTTACTGTTGTTCCGTGAACTCGCAAGGCAAAGGCACGAACAAGAAGAGAGCGAATAG
- a CDS encoding phage tail assembly protein has protein sequence MATPIKNQKQTRIVALAVPIEKNGSEFTEIEISKPNSGQLRGLSLIDVCEMKFEAGEVLLPRITCLNERDLLNMAPENWAPLLTTIASFFVNTEQ, from the coding sequence ATGGCGACCCCCATTAAAAACCAGAAACAGACGAGAATAGTTGCGCTCGCGGTGCCGATTGAAAAAAACGGTAGTGAGTTTACTGAAATTGAGATCAGTAAACCCAACTCAGGCCAGTTGCGTGGGCTCAGCCTGATTGATGTGTGTGAAATGAAGTTTGAAGCCGGTGAAGTTTTGCTACCGCGTATCACATGCCTGAATGAACGAGACCTGCTCAACATGGCCCCAGAGAATTGGGCGCCATTGCTGACCACTATCGCCTCTTTTTTCGTCAACACGGAACAGTAA
- the gpM gene encoding phage terminase small subunit, which translates to MLSILLKRQAKAKRAQDEKVKTENVTIAPAGSIVNKTRLALLDKPWDETQSMLKQDLSRLRTLAGSQEKEPYKKELVKKYRPLVIKLESSHDNLDGLDVVWWFYQWQVDIGLLPLVHGRLKDAVFKGLETPHNWKANGQTTFCDIVFKYSHNAYANKADFCREYLIDAVQGLLEGKLATNAPLKVKMFRLVGDWYFDDGENEKAYHLFDLVMKLDPKKGGRKTKLNDLKEELGYGDPH; encoded by the coding sequence ATGTTATCCATACTATTAAAACGGCAAGCCAAAGCGAAGCGAGCGCAGGACGAGAAGGTTAAGACAGAAAACGTCACCATCGCGCCTGCAGGTAGCATCGTTAACAAGACTCGCCTCGCACTGCTTGATAAGCCGTGGGATGAAACCCAGAGCATGTTAAAGCAAGATTTATCTCGCTTGCGAACATTGGCCGGCTCTCAGGAAAAAGAGCCTTACAAAAAAGAACTCGTGAAAAAATACCGACCTTTGGTTATTAAACTGGAGAGCTCGCACGACAACCTAGACGGATTAGACGTTGTTTGGTGGTTCTATCAGTGGCAAGTCGATATCGGTCTATTGCCTTTGGTGCATGGCAGACTAAAGGACGCGGTCTTTAAAGGACTAGAAACACCGCACAACTGGAAAGCCAACGGGCAAACCACCTTTTGCGATATTGTCTTCAAATACTCACATAACGCCTACGCCAACAAAGCGGATTTTTGTCGTGAATACTTGATTGACGCCGTACAAGGTTTACTTGAAGGCAAACTTGCCACGAACGCCCCACTCAAAGTGAAAATGTTCCGCCTGGTCGGGGATTGGTATTTTGATGACGGCGAGAACGAGAAAGCGTATCACCTGTTTGATTTAGTGATGAAACTCGATCCTAAAAAAGGTGGTCGCAAAACCAAACTAAACGATTTGAAAGAGGAGCTTGGCTATGGCGACCCCCATTAA
- a CDS encoding phage tail tube protein, producing MSTKITSRGFLDAGSLGRLPTKEGATINFGNLKREAVMGDEGVLGFSEAYDGAPFIKVTIAHANSTDEDTIKDFVGESLTYQTNSGKIYTLMNAWTVDPLELSVKDGQLDVLFNGTELISQ from the coding sequence ATGAGTACAAAAATTACCAGCCGTGGTTTTTTAGATGCCGGCTCTTTAGGTCGCCTACCTACCAAAGAAGGCGCCACAATAAACTTTGGCAACCTGAAACGCGAAGCGGTGATGGGTGACGAAGGTGTGCTGGGCTTTAGTGAGGCTTATGATGGCGCGCCGTTTATTAAAGTCACGATAGCGCACGCCAACAGTACCGATGAAGACACGATTAAGGATTTTGTGGGCGAGAGTCTGACCTACCAAACCAATAGTGGAAAAATCTATACCTTAATGAATGCCTGGACCGTCGACCCGCTTGAGCTGTCGGTAAAAGATGGCCAGCTTGATGTGCTGTTCAACGGCACAGAGCTTATCTCACAATAA